The genomic DNA CtaaaagcaatattttttttcatgttgtCATATGTATTACAAATGAATTTAATGACTATTTGCAATCTCCTACACGCCTATTGTTTTATTTAGGGTGAATTATATTTCTATAAAAAAGGACACTTTATTACATTATACATCAGGCATTTGAAAAATTATACATCAGACATTTGAAACATTGAGTAATGCAATTCACCAGTTCAAAATGTATCAGAAAGTATTTATTTTGACTGCAATCTAGTCTAAGCTATACATAGTCAATGCAATATGTATATTTGCAAACCGTATTTATGTTCAGAAAAATGTATGGCTGATTTTCAGTAGAATTCAACACAAAGCTTATAGGAAATATACCATAGTACACAGAGTGTAAAGTGCCTGCTTACAAACCTTGTAAACAGAATCTGAATTCAGATCAGCAGGCATGGAAACATAGCAAATGGGAAGCAAAATTTATTTGACAGACTATAGTAACAACAAACTATATGGATAATATGGCTTGTTACTTTTAATATATATGGCTGGATAAAGTTTCTCATTTTTTCAACCTAATCACATACTACATACATGTTGTTACTCCCAGATCCAAAATACTCAAATTCCGTTTGGCAGACGATTATTGCAGATGTGGCACCATGTGGAATAATTTCATTAAACTATTGCAATCAGCACCCTTACATTTAactattaataaataataataacaataataatattaTCTAATGACTGagcacccactttttttttttttgcattatctACATGAAGGTAGCTACTGCTTGGCTTCTTTTTAGCTTTCTGGTCTACAAACTGTAAGATGTATTCCTCTTAAATTTATGCTCTAAAGACAGACAGGAAGTGGAACAAAGAAATATGGAGAAGGTCTGCACTGGTGCTGTGTAAATAACTCTTCATCAATACATACAGAAGATAAACACAATGGACCACATTTTCACAACAAAAAGTGATTACTGCCTGAAAACAAAATAGTGAGCATAATTTAAATGGAATGTATAGTTTAATCTTTGAATTGTAGAAACCATTAATTCAGAAAGTAAATCATGACTttcaaaaaaaggagagaaaatgtACTTCATCAGCAACTGAATTATTATATTTCCTTGGCGCTATACATTAAATTATTCATATCAGTTGTCAGAATGACTAATAGTGCTATATTCCTCTGAAAATATTAGTCAGTTATGTACCTTGTGCTAATGAAAATAAGCCAAATTAACACACAGATGGTTTCTCTCACAGCACATGAACTGGATTTTACAATGTGTATCATTTTCTGTGACAAAGCCATCACTCTGATCTAATGAGCACACATGCTATAGGAACAAATGTACAATTATAACAGAAGGATACCTAAACACACTTCTAAAGTCAGAAATCCATTGcctttatttttcatttctacatattcaagaaaaacaaaaacatgccACAGTACAATACAAAACGCATAAACACATCAAATAAGAAGGCTTTTTGCTTTGGTTATATTCATATAGTTTGAATTTTTCcaaataaaataaactggaaagcAATAATCTCAGAAATGTACTAGCAATGTAGTCTTCCTTAAAAGTCCTTTTTGCTGAAGTGTTTTAACAAAAGGATATACAAAATTGATACTAGATCTGTAATATGACATAACTGTTGCCAGAAGAAAAGTGAAAATGCATGTCAAAAAATCTGTCAACCGTGTATTGATCTATGAAAATCAACTGGAGTGTGCTTAAAAGACCCCTGAGGCCAGGGAAAGCAGGTAGGTAGGCCATAAGTCACATACAACCAATTTCTGCTTAACATTCACAAAAGAACAGAGTTCTGCTCTGGAGAAGACacttttttaaattgcttttctCTCTTTGACATTTGTTTTCATGTAACTGTAAGTCTAACAGATATGACAAAGACCTGATGTGTAATTGGTCTGTCCTGCATAAAATTTGGCACATTTCAAATTTTCCATTTTCACAAGATTTCAGTTAGATTATTCTTACAGGTAGTACCGTAATTTGTCTTTACAGATCTGCTTCTAATCTCCTTCTGGCTTCAACCAATTCAAAAGAATTCAATTTATCATGCAATACATTTGGAACAGTTCTAGAAATACAGACAcccaaataattcatgtacacaGAGTAAATCATAATATCTTGAGGCAATGTACAAGCCTACCAGACGCTGCATTAAGTCCCTATCTAATATTAGGAAGGCCATTAAATTTGTCTTCTTTCACAGAAGGCTGTTACCTTGTCATTTACAATTATGTTGTATGTACCAGACAACACCCCTTATAATGTAATTAAGACATTAGAAACCCTCAGATAACAGATCCCACAGTAACTACCACACACTACACATAGGTAGTTAATTATGGTGAAATATCTCAATTAAGACTTCTGGGTTACAAATGCTGGTCTTAAAAATACTGGTGATCTTATTAAATAGAATACTTGCTTACCAGGTGTATATGTTGGAAAATAAAATGCTGCATCTCAAGGTAGCCAAAGAACCCAAGTACTGTAATTTTATTTACAGGTGATCACCAATGAGGAAAGCATGCCTAACAAAGGTTTTCTGTTCCTCAGTAGCACTTACTACCAATATTATTTTAACTTACTACAGCAAACGCTACCAAATGTGCATACATTTTTCAGAGTCCCTCTTTCTCCATATTCTCATGCCTTAATTATCATCTTGGCTTCACATTTTAATTCAGCTATTTGTTGTTTAAATGATAGATTCATTTTCATTGAATCAGCTTGATGGCCTTAAATAAAACAATGAATACAAATCTATGGATTTACAGTATATAGGCATGCAAAGCTCTTACCATTGTTTCTGGACATCAAAATGcatttatatatagtatataccattggttcccaaacctgtcctggaggctccccaactagtcaggttttcagaatatccaccaaAACTATTtgtgaaatagatttgcatgcaatgcctcctttgcatgcaaatttattcattgcagaaattctgaaaacctgactagtcgAGCAGcctccaggacagatttgggaaccactggtacaTACAGTACACATATACTAAATACAAATATCAGTACAAATCAAAGCAATAGCAGGCAGTTCCAAAAGGTGTGCTCATGAGATGCAAACTCAGATATCCGCAGGACATGACTTATGCCTTCAAAATCCCCATGAAATAAAATTGACATGATTAGATCCACCACTAATTCTTTGCtcaatttttcaaaaatgtagatcaaataataaaaatgtttgaagAATAAAAACAGCCTGTCCCTGTGTTTTACAGCTAGATCTATACCAGATGTTCCCAACCCTTTTCATTGTATGATCTCCTAATTTACCTCAAAAAACTTGAGATCCCCAGTTCCCCTCCTCTCTTCCTGGATCCTCAATCCCTCAGTACCAAGCCTGTTCCCACTAGTTCTCTATCTTCTGTCTCCTTCCTGTCTCCAccaggctctctctctctctcttcccctcctgcCAACTGCCTCTGATCTCACCCCAACAGATGCTGTTTCTTCTGTCCCCCAAGGCTATTGATGCTCTTACTGCCATCTCCACAGCCACTGTTTATCTTGTATTCTCTTCATATAACAGCATAAAAATACTTTTTTGTGACCTCTAGACCCCTGATAATTATACTGCAGACCCTCAAGGGCCCATGGACCAGTGACCTATACATATTTCACTGAGACCACATCCTCTATTCAAACATTTTGGTATGCACATTATAAAGACCGGAGTGCAGTTacgaaaaaaaaccaaacaaaccaaaaacccaaGTCATCTGAACAAATAAAACAGTAATACTATAGCAATTATAGGGGGAAATTATCAACCACAGAAATGTAGTATATCAAGAATATAAGAAATAAAGATTTGGTTTCTGTTAAGGAgcgttattttactgttaaccccagttactATTAACTAGTtctcattacataaaatgggacctcTGCTAAAACAGTACATAGACTAAACCGAGCGAGACAATTATGCGCAGACATTGCCAAGCAGACAATCACGCGCAGGACATCAGTACGCTGGattaaaacacaattttaaagcactctgagggggggaacctccccacctTACTTAGAACTATTGGTGCTCCCGTTGTGGGGggtaaccccccattatagaggaaatagtcttttcccctcttttttagggaaaaattagtttcctTGGTAATGGgggttccccctccccacccacccccaacgggagcgcaaacagttctaagtaaagtggggggttcccccctacacacaccctcagagcactttaaaattgtgttttaatCCAGCATGTCGACGTCCTGCACACGATTGTCTGCCCGGCAATGTCCACACGCGATTGTCTGGCGCAGCTTTGACTCGTCACTGCTAAAACAGCATGATTTAGTAGTAAAATGGCATGCCTTAACTGTAGACCACATTAGTAGCTAAGCCCCATTACTGAATAATTTACAGTAACTATAATTATTGTTCAAATGCATATGTATCTCCATttattttccccaaaaaaattttACCACCACAAAAAACTTCCCATCTTCAAAGTTACTTTCATACGAAGGCCTGCTGATATCCATGACATAGgtctaaaaaattattttatatagaaTATAAATTGGCTCCATACCAGGGAGTATTAGATCTGAGACTCTCTCTCATTATTTAAGAATCATGAAAAATAGAAGGGATTTCATACAATGTCTCCTGCTGTTATTTACATAAAAACCCTTCACAAGGGCCTAGGCATGGTATCTTTTTCTATGGGTTGTCATCAAATTGCTCTTCAAAAGCAGGATACATTATAGTTCTGACAGCTCAGGTTCCCAAGTTTAATTGTGGTACACATCAATGTAAAACGGGCTCAATAAAAAGAAACACCAATTTTTCAGAACAAGAATTTATAAAGTTTGTAAGAGTCAGTATTTAATGGTTATACATTCTCTTTCACCTTCTAGGACGCACCCCAACTGTTCCAAGAGGATGTGTTTCTCTTTCATGTTGGATGTCATCATGCAGTCTGAATCGAACATTACAGTCAGAGATGACACAGAcaacaccaacaccaacatgtaCCGACCACTCTCATATCCATTAAGTTTTCAAGTAACCCTCACTGGATTTCTCATGTTAGAAATTGTTTTAGGACTTGGCAGCAACCTCACTGTGTTGGTACTTTACTGCATGAAATCCAACTTAATCAATTCTGTCAGTAACATTATCACAATGAATCTTCATGTACTTGATGTAATAATTTGTGTGGGATGTATTCCTCTAACTATAGTTATTCTGCTACTTTCTCTGAAGAGCAACACTGCTCTAATATGTTGCTTCCATGAGGCCTGTGTCTCCTTTACCAGTGTCTCAACAGCTGTCAATGTTTTTGCTATCACTCTGGACCGCTATGACATCTCCGTAAAACCTGCAAACAGAATTCTAACGATGGGACGAGCTGTGATATTAATGACATCAACGTGGATTatctcttttctttcatttcttattCCCTTCATTGAGGTCAGCTTTTTTAGTTTTCAAACAGAGAATACTTGGGAAAACAAGACACTTTTGTGTGTTAGTTCAAATGAGTACCACACAGAACTTGGAATGTATTATCACCTTCTTGTACAGATTCCAATCTTTTTCTTGACTGTTTTAGTAATGTTGATCACCTACAGCAAAATACTTCAAGCTCTTAATATACGAATAGGCACAAGATTTACAACGGGGCAGAAGAAGAAAGCTAGAAAGAAAAAGACTATTTCTTTGACTACACAGCATGAGACAACTGATGTTTCACAgagcagtggaggaagaaatGTAGTGCTTGGTGTAAGGACTTCAGTTTCTGTAATTATTGCCCTACGACGGGCTGTAAAGAGACATCGGGAACGACGAGAAAGGCAGAAAAGGGTCTTTCGAATGTCCCTTTTGATTATTTCAACATTTCTTATCTGCTGGACGCCAATTTCTGTTTTAAATACTACAATTTTATGTTTGGGCCCAAGTGACCTTTTGGTAAAATTGAGATTGTGCTTTCTAGTCATGGCATATGGAACAACTATATTTCACCCTCTACTATATGCATTCACCAGACAAAAATTCCAAAAAGTCCTGaaaagtaaaatgaaaaaaagagtGGTGTCAATTGTGGAAGCTGATCCGATGCCCAATAATGCTGTGATACATAACTCATGGATAGAacccaaaagaaacaaaaagataagttttgctGAAAATGAAGTAAGGGAGAAGCATTTAGCATCTCAGGTTGTCACTGATTAGGTTGCAGTTAAGTTTTCACCAAATTTCTGAGGGTGAGAAAAAACAGGTTACAGAAAACTACTGCCAAATAAGACCaccatctttttttattttagtacTGATTGCGCTGTAAACTGCAATACGTGTATTGACTACATTAAGCCTTGTATATTTCTTCATTAATTACTGTAGATGTTGCATGGCAGTTTAAGTAACCTCATATGGATATTTTTGTCAATATTCTCTCTAACAGAAATTCATGTGtctcattttctaaaaaaaaaaaaataattagtaATAAATAGCCCTAAAATATTACATACTTCAGAAATGTAGggaattattttatatattttttaaatattaaatgatAAAAACTAAGGGGCTTTTAACAGaactaaaaaatatatacagcTTCCAAGAATGATTAAAAGAGCCAAGTAAATTataggacccttttactaaatttaTGGGCTTAATGTGCTGTAATGTAGGATTTTAACGAGTGGCAAGCCCCAACTAACACTGCATCAAAAAGATCATATGTTAATGTTGCTGTTCATGCATAGGACCAATGCATTAATGCAGAAGCAGTTAAAACCTATTTAGGAGGCAGTTAAGTGGTCCTGTGTTAACTGTGCATTAGCCAGTTAGCAAATGGTAAAAACCCCTTAACGCAGTCGTGTGGGAGTTCATTTCCACATATTAACTATGCATTCAGAGCTTAAtccactttagtaaaagggccccatttgTAAGCTGTGGTTGACCTGGAGATCTTTTCCATATTTTAAAGCACACAGATCTTTCATCTATATTCATTATAAGTCAAAGCTATTAAAGGTTACTTTAAAATCACAGAAACTATAGATGGTCAAAACATCAGACCCTGCAGCAAATAAGGAAATGCAACCCAAATTCCATGGGTCTAACTGTTTCACCATCAATATTTTTTGCTACTAGTACGACAGGATAGGTGAATtgtactaaattaaaaaaaaaaattagaaattgaaaaaaagaatgGGTCTGTTTCATTGGGTCACTCTTTGAAATTTCCTTTAAGAAGAGGGATATTTCAATATTAAGACATAAGAAGGCAAAGCAGAGGTAGAGCACCACCGTTTTGATGGAACCATTTCCAGCCTCATCTTCAAGCTCTCTAGTTGGACAAAATACTAGTATAGTCATGACCTCATAGGACCATCCTGATCCTCTGTCTTTTTATTATGTGCTAATGAAATTAttacgtgctaaatgctaagaagcccaacACCTAtcggcttcttagcatttagcatgcactaagctttagtaaaagagtcccAAAGTAAGTAAGGGTCTAGAACGATTCATTGCATCTGTTTCATCACACTCAGTTCAGCGTAACCGTTTCAACGTTAAATCATCATCCCACGATGAAATTGCTGCAAAGATTCATTGAGTCTGGGAGCCACAGCTGGGCACCTTTGAATTTTGGTGTTACCCCTCACCCCCCACACaaatttcttccctccccctcctcttccctgtCCGCGATCCACAGACACCTCTCCCTATTTCTCTGTCTGTAGCGATGGAAGGGAATAATTCGTGATCTGGCACCTCTTGGAtgatgccccccccaaaaaaaaaattattcccttcccctctcctccctgcgATCCACTGGCACCTCTCCCTGCTCTTTGAAGGGTACAATTCAGTGTGGTCTTCTCTCTGTCTGCGATCCACCGGCACCTCTCCCTGTTCCTGTGTTTGTGGCAGTGCTGGAAGGGGATGTCACCTCTCCCTACTCCTGTAACCGCAGCGACGATGGAAGGGGACGATTCAGTGCGGCCGTTTCATCGCAGCCACTCTGAAATGTCCTATGATTAATTATCCCATTCCCAAGTAAGTAGTGACATGCTGAGTCAGACTAATGATCCACTGAGGCCagaattctgtttccaacagtagccaatctggGTTACTTAGAACTCCAGAGTTTCCAAATGGGAAAATCTGTTCCTGTTGTGCACTACCAGAAGCAAGAGATAGAGaaacctatggggctcattttcaaaaaaagacagacatccaaaagacagcattaACTGGCATTTGGACGTCTTACTAATCAAAATGTCGAAATGGTAATTTTCGAAACTGACTTTCTAAACGTCTTTCTGGTGTTTAGCTTCCAGTGCGTCTAAATCGTAAGGGGGCGTGCTAGAGacgtgttttgggcaggcttaggacttggacgttctgcagagataatcaaacttttaacaaaacgtCCAGGATACTATTTAGATGTTTgcggctagacctattttaaaaacGAATAAGGATCAAGAAGGTACCCAAAATGACCGGATGACCACCGGAGGGATGAAGGTATGAACcttactccctcagtggtcacccaccccctcccaccacccaaagatgtgaaagaaacagtacataccagcctgtattacagcttcagatggtcACACAAACACAGCTCAGCAGAGCAGAAGGGCAGTCTAGGAGGTACTACAGTGAATGTCCCATTAAAATGTCCCAGGTCCACATCTCACtgtaacctgcttatattgtatggtgagcccttcaaaatccacccaaaactaCTGTgtctacataaagatgacacctgcaggtataagggctaCTGTACAGGTGGGTATTGTAaattttgggtggattttggagggctaACCATACAGTATAaacaggttatagtgacatgtgtacctgggactttttaatgtgacattcactgcagtaccccctagagtgcctctctgctctgctgtgctcagctgtctATGGCTAGTTTGTTAAGAATGCTAGCTACTTGTACATCCCAATAgctttttttgtgtattttttcatttggacatctttgtattaaaaaatggccaaaaaaaggaTTCACCAAGGGCCAAAATGACATATTGctctttcaaaaatggacattttctctactagatttctggacatcttttccaaaacatccaaactcagacttaagacgtcctattgaaaatgcccctccacacctcTGTGTCTAATAACTAATATACTCTGTGTCTAATAACTAATATACTTTATCAAACCTCACATCTTTTATAAACCCAGCTATAAGAACCTTAACTACATTCTCCAGCTTAATTATTACATTCTCATAGCTTAATTGTGAATGGACTGAAAAAATTATACTtccttaatttgttttaaatctgctactggTAAATGTTCCCTATAACTTCAAGACTATCCTTATGATTTTATAAACCTTCATATCATCTCCTCTTAGTTGTCTCCTCTCAAAACTGAAGAACCCTAGAAAGTTTATCTTTCTTTTATAAGGGAGCCATTTCCGTTTATATTTGCTGCTGTATTATTAAGACGGGGTGACCAAAAGTGCACAGAATACTCAAAATGTTGTACTTCAGATCCAATAATAATAAGTAACACGCTTACTTAGAACGCTTAAATACATTCCCACAAAAATATCAAAAGAGTGAGCCGTGAGCAGAGGAGTGGAACTTGTTTAAATTTCAACTAATGAGCTTTAGGAGAGACTGACACCCAGTATAGAAGACTGTTGTCTTTTAAAGGCTTCGTTTGGCTTCCTAAAGAAATACTGAAACATGGCACGTTGAGGCCAAAGAACTTTACACACAAGATAAGTACTGTTGGTTCAACATTTGATGCTTTTTCCTCCATATCTCTGAACACAATCTTTCCACATGAGAATTTGAAGTGTAAATTCTTTTGATATTTTTGTGTGAGTTTATTTAAGTGTTCTTAGTAAGCGTGTTACTTATTATTATTGGATCGACCTTTCACGTTTTCGTTTTTGACTTAGTACCTCAGATCTATGCAGAGGGATAGTGATATTCTAATTTTACTCTCTGTTCCTTCCATCTATGTTTTCTTCACTAAGCATTTCACTGTATTATTCGCAATgactccaaaattttttttcctggggTTTAACTTCTAGTATAGAGTCCAACGTGATGGCCATACTGGGATTAATGTCAAAAGCCTCTTTCTATATGCAAAACAGTATTTTACACATAGAAAAGAAGCACTTATAAAATTGCCTAGCCTGCCAGCACATCTTTTACCTGGAGTAAGTACAGGCATTCCTAGAGGAAAGGTTCAGGCAGGggcagcccggggaccacatgcggcccgtcaggtactattttgaggccttcggtatgtttatcataatcacaaaagtaaaatcaaacagtttcttgatcatatgtctcttcagctataaatgacaatattattattaagacttagccaaaaggaaagatttataaactataaagagttttacctcatgcaaaactgtcatttctttaataagacattaactatttttttccgaggccctccaagtacctacaaatccaaaatgtggccctgcaaagggtttgagtttgagaccactgcttaaGCACATAAGTTGGCTAAATAAAATAGGTGCAACTTGTATGCACATCTGATGCATAATGTGGCCTTTCTATAAAGTTACTCTCATAAAGGGTATTTTGTAAATATTTCCTTAAGTAAATTTAATTAAAATAGCATTTTATTGTCAGACTTGGTCTGTTTCAGCTGCCCTCTAATCAGCTGGTAAAGTTTCGTAACTACAGCCTATATACATAGGTTTACCCATTATTTGAGGTATTCCCAAGGATGGGGTTGAAAATTCACAGATATGCAAATACTTTAACCCTGAAAAACTGAGCTGCCACATTCCAAATACAAATGTATGCACATAATTGTCCTGGGGAATTTTAAACTAGAAATATACAAATACTTTTCGTTTGACAATCCAGCAAAGTTCTTAGGGGGGAAAAAAGTATTTAGGTGCATACATAGAGGAAAGTTTTGAAGCAGCagtgaaagaaaaaagggaatatCACCTGGAATGGAGGCTAACTGCAAAGATATTAGCAAAAATCAGAATGGCACACAGGATAAAATTTATTTTACACCACCACCCAACATTGTCATATTTTGGCATTGGCATACTTTGGGGTAATAAATCTTACTACACAACAACAAAGTGC from Geotrypetes seraphini chromosome 9, aGeoSer1.1, whole genome shotgun sequence includes the following:
- the GPR22 gene encoding G-protein coupled receptor 22; protein product: MCFSFMLDVIMQSESNITVRDDTDNTNTNMYRPLSYPLSFQVTLTGFLMLEIVLGLGSNLTVLVLYCMKSNLINSVSNIITMNLHVLDVIICVGCIPLTIVILLLSLKSNTALICCFHEACVSFTSVSTAVNVFAITLDRYDISVKPANRILTMGRAVILMTSTWIISFLSFLIPFIEVSFFSFQTENTWENKTLLCVSSNEYHTELGMYYHLLVQIPIFFLTVLVMLITYSKILQALNIRIGTRFTTGQKKKARKKKTISLTTQHETTDVSQSSGGRNVVLGVRTSVSVIIALRRAVKRHRERRERQKRVFRMSLLIISTFLICWTPISVLNTTILCLGPSDLLVKLRLCFLVMAYGTTIFHPLLYAFTRQKFQKVLKSKMKKRVVSIVEADPMPNNAVIHNSWIEPKRNKKISFAENEVREKHLASQVVTD